From Anastrepha obliqua isolate idAnaObli1 chromosome 3, idAnaObli1_1.0, whole genome shotgun sequence:
AGGGAGTATCGAGCAAATGTGTCTTGCCAGATTTTCCAAACCGTCAAGGTCCAAATAGTATAATTGAGACATCTAGAACAAAATGTCTTGAATACCTTATGCTATGTTTCCGCGGCACGTAATTCGCTCTGTAAATCGTAATTCACTTCCCTATTACCAAACATTACACATTATTTAACTTTTGTTGTGCAACTCTGTGTTTTCGaatgttttcaataatttttctattagcATTGAGAAGTTGAggtgaaacataaaaaaagtggACGGAAATGGGCGCATCCAAGGTAAAAAGCTTAGTAGTGAtccttttaataaaataatatccaCTATATTGttggaatattatttttattataaaatataacaacgaattttacatacatatgtattgcagGCTTAAcagcaaatttaattatttttaagtctGACTGCGTGAGAGAGTGGATTAATTTTGCAAGCACTTTCGAAAATCTCGCATATGTGAACATAATATTACATACTTGATAagttttatcgacatttttcgCACATATTAAGCGTATATAATATTTATCGATATTTGAAGTCAAATTATATTTGTCACTTCTCTTATTGCTTCAATTCTTAATAAGCATGGTAAAATgaggaaaaaagaaattgtgttTGATCCAGagaaaagaaagtaaatattgttaaaaagtttaatagatGGTTTGAAGTAACAATTGAACTATTTGTTGCAGGAACTTTTTGTCTGGATTTCGAAAGCGCAAAAATGAACGTCGGGCTCGTGCTAAGGAGGAActtgaacaaaatattaaaaaagagcgGAAAAGGATCAGAAATGATCTCAAAAATTGTATGGCACATATGAAGAAAACCTTTCAACCGCTTTCTTTAGATCCCGAATTGGAGCAAAAGTGCCTTGAAAAGGATTACGAAGACGatgaagtgaaaataaatgTCATCGAATTAGTAACAGGAAACCCTCAAAAGAATTTGGACGAGGACAGTGATAAAGATTCTTGCGCAAGCGAAGCGTCTGATAAGGAGTCATATATTGATTCCATTCCAGGAATGGATTATAATGTTGGTGGAGcggtaaaaaagaaagaaattaaaaacaaatcaagGCAGGAAGATAATTCATTGCCAGAGCTTGGCAAAGTtggaaatacaaaaatgttaaacaaattaaagaaaaagaaagctttaaaagaatttaaaaaaagcaaggtgttcaaacaaaaagaacgtattgaaaagaaaaaacaacaaaaaagcagtAGACATGGCAAAAAGTCATTTAATAGAGGATTCAGTAGCAAAGGTGCGTCTGGGAATAAAAGAAAGTCAAGTCAATTCAAGCGAGGGCATTCCACTAGTCGTGGAGAACGAAAAtagtttgttttgttatttcgtaaaataaaacaaaatagaaataatttgtttgataaaataaatgtttttcataGCTTTTTTAGGGGTAAACCACCCtgaacttgattttttttttattttaaagtatataCTTTTAGGAATATTTTAAGattattgtttttgaaaataatgcagAGAGCGCTGAgggcttgttgtttttgtggcagcaacatacatatatggggaatgctgctaaaGTGACAGTCCTTCGCCGTTATCTGTTACATTTTTCAGTGTCCACCACATGATGCTTAAACAGATTCAACCGATTGACCTAAAAATCCGAACGCATCTCTTAATTCATTCATACtactctgttttgtttacaaACGCGTTAGTTCTTCCCCCTCTTtatccatttttttgttatcgCCGAAAACGTAACGACATGACATGATATGAGCTAGATGCTCTAATCTAAACTCTCGGTGCATAATATCGCGCCCAAATGTGTTCATGTTACTTTTTCTGAATCTATCAATATTTAACGTTACCTCGTATTGCATTTCTAGGTCCACGCTTCATAGCATAAATTAAggatttctgttattttttattacaagctGTCCTTAAATAGCcagccattttatttttatagtgataATATCATACGCTGTGCTAGGTTTTGTCGGGGGAATAGTCAAATTGTTGTACTTCAAAGTTTCGCTCCAATTTGGAGTATGCTGCTTAGGCGCCCGTTCTATCAATTTAAAAGAGCTACGATTAAGTTATTTGTGATTCTCTGGCCCTTTACTTACCTATAATAGTAGCTCATTGACGAATAATCTTAAATCGTTAGAAAGAAAAAGTCCTTGGCTTTACCTTTGCGATTAGCATCATCAAAAAACCGTTGATTATACTCGCCTTTTGGAACATATTAATTTGGGTATTCCTCAAAGAACCTCCGGCTTCCCATACATTTTAAATGATAAAGGAGATTACACTTAGAATGTTCACCTTTCCAGAGATCAAGTAAATCTCTAAATCTATCGATCTTGATTCTTCACTGTCAAAGTagtttttgtgatattttaaaTTCAGTTTTCTTATGTATCCAGTCTAATTACTACTTTTTTGCACTCTCAAAGTCTGTAAGAATATATTGTTCATACACTGAATGAGAAATGTGGTCTTGAAAATTTACATTCCGCACTGCTGCCATAAATAATGGGTAGGTAAAGCATATCAGCCGGGTACTCGtatgctgttaacaacaacaacaaacagccGGGTACTTCTgggaaaatttctttgaaaaatagcttataattacttttacaaagtatatttattcaatattatttgagtttttaatttaatcgaaaccttaaaaaagtattttattgatCTATGGTACAAGTACATTTATTTAAAGTCTTTCTTTCACCAGTTCAGGTGAAACTTGCAAACTTCGGTTATTAGATGTAAATTACTACTACTGTTCAACATGAAGCAAAACTATTGATGGGAATCCGAAATGGTGTTACAGTATTCTAGTATGCAATAATTTTACGAAATCAGAACACAATTATTACGCTTTAAGTAATTAATGCAATTTTTCCTTACactattacatacattcatacttaTACTATACATGTATTATATACTCTGCACTGTGTGCCTTGTTGGTTCCTTATGTTTacttaataaatatgttttactGCGTCTCTGTCAATAGATAATTTCAGCTTATGTATCTATTTAACTATTTTACTCGTGCAGCCACTTAAGTTATAtggaaaaataatgaatatttataGTTAGGTATATGCTTTTATTGCAATGTTATGAATTCCGACGGACATAACCATTATTTAATCTGTGGTTGTTCCGCATATACGAAACTGCAGTCATTCGCTGGAATTTTGGGTTGAAgcgttgaaatttaaatttgtttcgttGAAATTGATGACGCACATATCCGCTATAAGGCCTATTAGACCCACCACCAACTCTCCATTGCCGTTGATTGTCTATTTCCTGAAATGGATTATAGCCCGGGATTCGGCTGTCTGATTGAGAAGATGTTTCTttgcttttaacttttttctgtcgtCCACGATCTATTTCGGCATCTTCATCTTCTTGCCAGTCGTGCTGCCGTTGTTGATGAGCATCAGATGCAaccttttgaagaaaaataacgTAATAACGTAAacgtttatttaattaaattatagtttatttaaaaagtcaAACTTTAGAAACTAAActtttaaatgtaattaaagTCATATTACTGggttttaaatttgtataacaTTGTATAAGTCTTTCATCCAAATATTATTCATTAGCCGTGTTCTTTTgtactaaaacaaaattttttttagtattcaatgACATTTCAatatggaaagacttacgcctcaacaacgtttacaaatcgtgcaattgtattacgaaaaacaACGCTCTGTGGTGTATATAACTGTCCTACTGATAAGGGCCATGTTTGGCTTAATGACTACGCCGCCAATGTAACAGGgcatggcgaacgctatcgtgcCATGATAACCGACTTTTTAATGCCGAAAATTgtagcccgtgatctccacaacatttggtttcaacaagacgactcTACTTGCTACAGAGCCCGTGccacaatggatttactgcgtcgtcgtttcggtgagcatttTATCTCCACCGATGGACCACAGAGATACCGACATAAGTCCTCCAGCgaatcatttaaaattggtgtttacggatggccgaattacgcagttgcggctaacatttgaaagggattaactttaaaaacaaaatgtcattaATTGTTCTACACAAAACTAAtgaagattgcccaatcaatttgaattttccttgtttaatatcaatttaaaatccaatacctTTAAGGTGATTACCCTTTACCAAAGGTTCAGTGAGGAGTTGATTTAACTATTTATGTCACACGACGaatttagcaaaaattaatatatttcaatgaaaattagtACACATTTTactggttattgttgttgtagctccGCTATaacgcggagaaggttgagacatcttggccaaTTGCAGCTAGAAGAAGGGCACATACGCtgaatccaacccagctctatcccgactttaataagggaactgggtttggatgaagtactgtgatgagtagagggcacaaaagattatgaggtcgaagtgcaaacctcataaagaatCTATCTAAGTATCTATGTGTTCCAGTCATAATGGTGTGGCAGAGATAAGCCAATGCGGCCGCTTCAATACTAGCAATTCGCTGTGGAGGTCGATTCTTGTCCACCGAAAATGGTTAAACTAGATATGGCTGCAGTAGGTACAAGGCAACTTACATATATCCCACTGTAGACCAGAGTATGCCTTCATTGCACACACCAAgagcaaatatattatatattatatatatacctatatatatattgtctagtgaggcggccgccgtagccgaatgggttggtgcgtgactaccattcggaattcacagagagaacgtcggttcgaatctcggtgaagcaccaaaattaagaaaaagatttttctaatagcggtcgccccttggcaggcaatggcaaacttccgagtgtatttctgccatgaaaaagctccgcataaaaatatctgccgttcggagtcggcttgaaattgtaggtatatacatatattatatattgtctagtgaacagcatattatatatatacaatatatatattctaGTTGTGTATGTGGGAGTTTATTCTTGGGATAGACGTCTGTAATGAACAGTCGCACCCAATTTATTTGGCTTCCATTAATCATCTTCCGGCccacaaaaatccaaaaaaataaattctaactgACTGTAAGAAGTTATCTtttaaatgaatacaataatgaaataattacttacctcttttgataattttgtttgcTCTCCCTTCCAAGAAAGTACGGGGACACCGTAACCGCGATGGGATTGCTTCATTAAACTTGATACAGAATTATCATTTGTATTGTTGCATCTATACCCATTGCCTGTAAAACTTGCCTTATTAGATTTCCCTTCCGCGTTAGATTTTGGGCGTTTATTAAATGTATCTACTGATTTTTTGGCGAAAGGATTCTTGGGATTTTTGGCCATTTTCTCTGGCGGACTGATACACGCCGTCACCGGCTGCAATGTGGTAACTTGCCACAATCCTGTCTTGGTCTTGATAACTGGCGGTGATGGCGGGGTAGAATGTGAGCGTATGAAAGGTGGTCGAGACACACTTACTGAAGCTAAATAGTCATCACATTCTTCTTCATTATGTGACGtacttataaaattttcatttggaCCTTTATCTGCATTATTATCATCATATTTGTTCTGATTGAAAATCCCATCGATAATATCAACTTTATGCTTAATCTTTGATCGATTCAAATTTGATTCGTCCAACTTGTTCGTGTTGAATATTTCTTGgctatttccaaatttttgtaatttgcttTTAGTTGGCTCGGTAGAGCTTGAAGTGAATATTTCATTGGTAAAATCATTTTTGTAAGTAGTCGATTGCTTAGAACCATTAATGGAGCTACAGTCTTCTTCACCCATAATAGCAAGTTTCTTAGCTTTACTGGCATTTTCTGAAATGCAATTTCGTATGGGGGTATCTAAGGGACGTTTGACagcattttttaattctttctttttcttattaGTCTCTTCTGTGTCTTTTATTTCTGATACCGTCGATTCTTCATCAGTTTCAGATTCATACGGTACAAGACTCTTCAAAGGATTGACTGTTGGCGGTGAAGAGTGCTTGGCAGGTTGAATCACACTTTGATTTTGAGTGTCGGACAGAGTTGGCATACTAGGAAGAGTTGCACTTGCTTTGTGCAACGGCATAAATTCTGCACACTTGTTACGTTTTGCTTCGATAGAAGAAGATACTTGATTTTCATTAGTAGATGGGTTTAATTTGTTCGATGTTTCTCTAAATCCGTTGTTTGTGTGatcaaattttttatcattGTCCCTTTCAACTGAAGTTTgaatattatttctattttcctGATTTAATGCTAATTTAGTTGTTGATGATATAGCATTCGATTTTAATGGTGTactattattttggtttttaaaatgTATCTGACGGTTCGAACAGAATTTATTAGATATGGAACCATTACTCGTGGACGGTTTGTTGATGTAATGCGATGATATTAGTATATTACTATCCAGCCTATGTTGCGAGTTACTTGAAC
This genomic window contains:
- the LOC129240462 gene encoding uncharacterized protein LOC129240462; amino-acid sequence: MRKKEIVFDPEKRKNFLSGFRKRKNERRARAKEELEQNIKKERKRIRNDLKNCMAHMKKTFQPLSLDPELEQKCLEKDYEDDEVKINVIELVTGNPQKNLDEDSDKDSCASEASDKESYIDSIPGMDYNVGGAVKKKEIKNKSRQEDNSLPELGKVGNTKMLNKLKKKKALKEFKKSKVFKQKERIEKKKQQKSSRHGKKSFNRGFSSKGASGNKRKSSQFKRGHSTSRGERK
- the LOC129240461 gene encoding ubiquitin carboxyl-terminal hydrolase 36; this translates as MPVSIACDPVPNVSAVLRESLGNGYSSNGRGICKSGGVGDNYINDNDGCLHTKLAVAAKRVLLSKIEYEEVTNYGQSVLGALKSKYDVLKATAANKTLSYDYLSLAKCTTNTDKNDSGGNLGLSNNVCNASASTSKRHNPNELPQPKRVLYQRENVIIGWKNSVRKWQVGVGMMNVGNTCYLNSTLQALFHVPSMANWLMSEGKHVEECESPDNCIICAMIKTLDASQSNQSAIRPYLVYSKLKFICKHLLMGRQEDAHEFLRYLVEAMEKSYLTRYRNYKELDQYSKETTPLNQILGGYLKSAVRCLACGHVSVTFQHFQDLLLDIRKADTVEEALEGYFSRERLEDMGYKCESCKKKVSATKQFSLERAPIVLCIQLKRFSVMGTKLNKQITIKPRIDLSKFATRKDTGEQLTYKLVAMVTHLGASQHCGHYTAIGLTESGSYYNYDDSYVRPVSVQNVCNTNAYIIFYEIEKSQRSISSTELSITDAVKENTIKQNGYMKTENAYPNEISSSSNSQHRLDSNILISSHYINKPSTSNGSISNKFCSNRQIHFKNQNNSTPLKSNAISSTTKLALNQENRNNIQTSVERDNDKKFDHTNNGFRETSNKLNPSTNENQVSSSIEAKRNKCAEFMPLHKASATLPSMPTLSDTQNQSVIQPAKHSSPPTVNPLKSLVPYESETDEESTVSEIKDTEETNKKKKELKNAVKRPLDTPIRNCISENASKAKKLAIMGEEDCSSINGSKQSTTYKNDFTNEIFTSSSTEPTKSKLQKFGNSQEIFNTNKLDESNLNRSKIKHKVDIIDGIFNQNKYDDNNADKGPNENFISTSHNEEECDDYLASVSVSRPPFIRSHSTPPSPPVIKTKTGLWQVTTLQPVTACISPPEKMAKNPKNPFAKKSVDTFNKRPKSNAEGKSNKASFTGNGYRCNNTNDNSVSSLMKQSHRGYGVPVLSWKGEQTKLSKEVASDAHQQRQHDWQEDEDAEIDRGRQKKVKSKETSSQSDSRIPGYNPFQEIDNQRQWRVGGGSNRPYSGYVRHQFQRNKFKFQRFNPKFQRMTAVSYMRNNHRLNNGYVRRNS